From the genome of Enoplosus armatus isolate fEnoArm2 chromosome 21, fEnoArm2.hap1, whole genome shotgun sequence, one region includes:
- the nrbp2b gene encoding nuclear receptor-binding protein 2b isoform X1, which produces MTMSVPERKSGSEGKEEESEDESEILEESPCGRWQKRKEQVSQGNVPGVESASLAMDTEEGVEVVWNEVLFSDKKVFKAQEEKIKEMFENLMQVEHPNIVKFHKYWLDMKESQARVIFITEYMSSGSLKQFLKKTKKNHKTMNVKAWKRWCTQILSALSYLHSCDPPIIHGNLTCDTIFIQHNGLIKIGSVWHRLFVNVFPDASVHGKGRQHRDEQRNLHFFAPEYGAGEDDYAIDIFSFGICALEMAVLEIQANGDTAVSKEAIINAGQSLEDPLMREFTQSCLRHEAKLRPTAHDLLFHRVLFEVHSLKLLAAHCLINNQYLLPENCVEEKTKSFDPNAVMAEIKHEDRQGVQLKYSHVSPLELDKFLEDVKNGIYPLMNFASSRPHPVPRALSLSQEQVETVKTPTPEPQETETRKVVQMHCNLESNDEGTKTHLSLFLKMDDKLHRQLSCDILPTDTSKDLASELVHYAFINEEDSEKVAGFLEDAISRHRVRALASGSTQ; this is translated from the exons GTGAGCCAAGGTAATGTCCCAGGCGTGGAAAGTGCCTCTCTGGCCATGGACACAGAGGAGGGCGTGGAGGTGGTGTGGAACGAGGTGCTCTTCTCTGACAAGAAGGTCTTCAAAGCACAGGAG GAGAAGATTAAGGAGATGTTTGAGAACCTGATGCAGGTCGAACACCCCAACATTGTCAAGTTCCACAAGTACTGGCTGGACATGAAGGAGAGTCAGGCGCGG GTCATATTCATCACAGAATACATGTCGTCAGGGAGCCTCAAGCAATTTCTGAAGAAAACTAAGAAGAACCACAAGACCATGAATGTGAAG GCCTGGAAGAGATGGTGCACCCAGATTCTCTCTGCCCTCAG TTATCTGCACTCTTGCGACCCACCAATAATCCATGGCAACCTGACGTGCGACACCATCTTCATTCAGCACAACGGCCTCATCAAGATCGGCTCAG TGTGGCATCGGCTTTTTGTTAATG TGTTTCCAGATGCCAGCGTCCACGGTAAAGGGAGGCAGCATCGCGATGAGCAGAGGAATCTTCATTTTTTTGCTCCAGAGTATGGAG CTGGCGAAGATGATTATGCCATAGACATTTTCTCCTTTGGCATCTGTGCTCTAGAG ATGGCAGTACTGGAGATCCAGGCCAATGGAGATACTGCTGTGTCCAAGGAGGCTATCATCAATGCAGGTCAATCTCTGGAAGACCCTCTCATGAGA GAGTTCACCCAGTCTTGTTTGCGTCACGAAGCCAAGCTCCGTCCTACGGCTCACGACCTTCTGTTTCACCGAGTCTTGTTCGAGGTCCACTCCCTCAAACTGCTCGCCGCCCACTGCCTCATCAACAACCAGT ACTTGCTTCCGGAAAACTGTGTGGAGGAGAAAACCAAGTCCTTCGACCCCAACGCTGTCATGGCAGAGATtaaacatgaagacagacagggagtTCAGCTCAA ATATTCCCATGTGTCTCCTTTGGAACTTGACAAGTTTCTGGAGGATGTCAA GAATGGGATTTACCCCTTGATGAACTTCGCTTCGTCTCGGCCTCACCCCGTCCCTCGTGCCCTCTCCTTGTCTCAGGAGCAGGTTGAGACGGTCAAGACGCCGACTCCTGAACCccaggaaacagaaacaaggaAG GTTGTTCAGATGCACTGTAATTTGGAGTCAAATGACGAAGGGAccaaaactcat CTCTCTTTGTTTCTGAAGATGGATGACAAACTTCATAGGCAGCTTAGCTGTGACATCCTTCCAA CTGACACCTCCAAAGACCTTGCCAGTGAACTTGTTCACTACGCCTTCATAAATGAG GAGGACAGTGAGAAGGTAGCAGGTTTCCTGGAAGACGCCATCAGCCGACACCGGGTCCGAGCGCTCGCCTCGGGGAGCACGCAGTGA
- the nrbp2b gene encoding nuclear receptor-binding protein 2b isoform X2, whose amino-acid sequence MTMSVPERKSGSEGKEEESEDESEILEESPCGRWQKRKEQVSQGNVPGVESASLAMDTEEGVEVVWNEVLFSDKKVFKAQEEKIKEMFENLMQVEHPNIVKFHKYWLDMKESQARVIFITEYMSSGSLKQFLKKTKKNHKTMNVKAWKRWCTQILSALSYLHSCDPPIIHGNLTCDTIFIQHNGLIKIGSVFPDASVHGKGRQHRDEQRNLHFFAPEYGAGEDDYAIDIFSFGICALEMAVLEIQANGDTAVSKEAIINAGQSLEDPLMREFTQSCLRHEAKLRPTAHDLLFHRVLFEVHSLKLLAAHCLINNQYLLPENCVEEKTKSFDPNAVMAEIKHEDRQGVQLKYSHVSPLELDKFLEDVKNGIYPLMNFASSRPHPVPRALSLSQEQVETVKTPTPEPQETETRKVVQMHCNLESNDEGTKTHLSLFLKMDDKLHRQLSCDILPTDTSKDLASELVHYAFINEEDSEKVAGFLEDAISRHRVRALASGSTQ is encoded by the exons GTGAGCCAAGGTAATGTCCCAGGCGTGGAAAGTGCCTCTCTGGCCATGGACACAGAGGAGGGCGTGGAGGTGGTGTGGAACGAGGTGCTCTTCTCTGACAAGAAGGTCTTCAAAGCACAGGAG GAGAAGATTAAGGAGATGTTTGAGAACCTGATGCAGGTCGAACACCCCAACATTGTCAAGTTCCACAAGTACTGGCTGGACATGAAGGAGAGTCAGGCGCGG GTCATATTCATCACAGAATACATGTCGTCAGGGAGCCTCAAGCAATTTCTGAAGAAAACTAAGAAGAACCACAAGACCATGAATGTGAAG GCCTGGAAGAGATGGTGCACCCAGATTCTCTCTGCCCTCAG TTATCTGCACTCTTGCGACCCACCAATAATCCATGGCAACCTGACGTGCGACACCATCTTCATTCAGCACAACGGCCTCATCAAGATCGGCTCAG TGTTTCCAGATGCCAGCGTCCACGGTAAAGGGAGGCAGCATCGCGATGAGCAGAGGAATCTTCATTTTTTTGCTCCAGAGTATGGAG CTGGCGAAGATGATTATGCCATAGACATTTTCTCCTTTGGCATCTGTGCTCTAGAG ATGGCAGTACTGGAGATCCAGGCCAATGGAGATACTGCTGTGTCCAAGGAGGCTATCATCAATGCAGGTCAATCTCTGGAAGACCCTCTCATGAGA GAGTTCACCCAGTCTTGTTTGCGTCACGAAGCCAAGCTCCGTCCTACGGCTCACGACCTTCTGTTTCACCGAGTCTTGTTCGAGGTCCACTCCCTCAAACTGCTCGCCGCCCACTGCCTCATCAACAACCAGT ACTTGCTTCCGGAAAACTGTGTGGAGGAGAAAACCAAGTCCTTCGACCCCAACGCTGTCATGGCAGAGATtaaacatgaagacagacagggagtTCAGCTCAA ATATTCCCATGTGTCTCCTTTGGAACTTGACAAGTTTCTGGAGGATGTCAA GAATGGGATTTACCCCTTGATGAACTTCGCTTCGTCTCGGCCTCACCCCGTCCCTCGTGCCCTCTCCTTGTCTCAGGAGCAGGTTGAGACGGTCAAGACGCCGACTCCTGAACCccaggaaacagaaacaaggaAG GTTGTTCAGATGCACTGTAATTTGGAGTCAAATGACGAAGGGAccaaaactcat CTCTCTTTGTTTCTGAAGATGGATGACAAACTTCATAGGCAGCTTAGCTGTGACATCCTTCCAA CTGACACCTCCAAAGACCTTGCCAGTGAACTTGTTCACTACGCCTTCATAAATGAG GAGGACAGTGAGAAGGTAGCAGGTTTCCTGGAAGACGCCATCAGCCGACACCGGGTCCGAGCGCTCGCCTCGGGGAGCACGCAGTGA